The Kutzneria kofuensis genome has a window encoding:
- a CDS encoding non-ribosomal peptide synthetase, with product MIPLSHAQRRLWFLHRLEGPSATYNIPLVLRLSGPLDVPALRIALNDVVRRHESLRTVFPEVDGNPVQSVVDAAVSLEAKPVSNVTAAMEAAARHRFDLLTETPLRASLFRIAPERHVLMLVMHHIVADGWSMGPLCADLSSAYAARVAGAEPAWEPLPVQYADYTLWKAEVLGTEDDPDSLLNEQLAFWRNQLADLPELLQLPLDKPRPATSSYRGATLDFTVSADVHARLTELAKRTDTTVFMVAQAALATLLGRLGGGVDVPIGTPVAGRDDEALDDMIGFFVNTVVLRNDLSGDPTFVELLERVRETDLAAFSNQDVAFDRLVELLNPTRSLGHHPLFQVALTFEKPGELAVSLPGLEASVELIGAGAAKFDLSFSMQETSDGLVCDLDYAVDLFTSDGARTLVERFVALLTAVAADPSARLSALPLLTASEELSLAAWNDTDRATPGGSVLSRWAEQVARTPDTAAVVGALTYRELDLRANRLAHTLINAGVGAETPVAVLMDRSVDLIVAELAVLKAGGVYVPLHASYPLSRMQWVIQETGAAAVLVDRPSGLDGVVDILATDLSADDSDPGVAVDPRQLAYVMYTSGSTGNPKGVAVTHEDIVALADDHCWHGEAQRRVLVHSSHAFDAATYEVWVPLLAGNEIVVAPAGQVDMAALAGLLVSEGITSVFLTTALFNVIAEEQPLAFAGVREVWTGGELASPSAMRRVMGVCPDTTVVHVYGPTETTTFATYLRLSPDFSGVPPIGRAMDNMRVAVLDSHLRAVPPGVVGELYISGAGLARGYWNRPALTAERFVAVEGGGRMYRTGDLVRWTSDGQIEFVGRGDGQVKIRGFRIELGEIENVLATHPGIAQVSVTTYEHGAGDRRVVAYYVPVGDPVDVAALRSHVTASLPEYMVPAAVVPLDVLPLNSNGKVDRKALPAPVFTTVESRAARTPTEETLLGLFADVLNAADVGVEDNFFDLGGHSLLATKLVNRIRAAFDVEIPIRALFEDPTVAGLASRLEAAPVSVQAASDQPVAIGRPALTPAPRPALLPLSFAQQRLWFLHKLEGPSATYNIPLALHLSGSLDVPALRAALADLTARHEALRTVFRESDGEVHQVVLDSFAPELVEDESPERYAFDLTAEVPLRVSLSSQGSSHVVTLVMHHIAADGWSFAPLVRDLSTAYAARLRGDAPSWQPLPVQYADYALWQRQLPVDQQLDFWASQLAGSPELLELPLDRPRGLTASFVGATTTSHIDSGLHADLVKLARDTGTTLFMVVQAALATLLNALGAGTDIPLGTVVAGRSDSALDDLVGFFVNTLVLRTDVAGNPTFRDLLSRVRDVDLAAFANQDVPFELVVERVNPARSLAHHPLFQVMVILQGTDAGSVEMPGLAGTVEDLDTGVAKFDLSFNLRESADGIECSLEYATDLFDPATADALLSRLITVLRAVATEPSTPVGAVEVLTPAEQHRALVVWNASAEDVPQLTVPELFTRRVAETPNAPALFFEGAELTYAELDRRSNQLARLLISKNVGPESFVAVALPRSIEMVVTLLAVHKAGGAYLPIDPTYPADRIAYMLEDCGPVLTIDNPLEASAFDDGPVKPRASLSNSAYVIYTSGSTGRPKGVVVTHAGVASLLTQQMRAFEVGAGSRVLQFAALSFDAAAWELCMGLLSGACVVVAPQERVMPGQPLADLVAEAGVTHVTLPPTALAELPDMPSVTTLVVAGEACPPALVGQWSQGRRMINAYGPTETTVCATMSEPVQGEVTAPIGRPIVNAQVYVLDAYLRPVAPGVVGELYVAGAGLARGYLHRSALSAERFVANPFGAPGSRMYRTGDLARWSHDGQLDYLGRADHQVKLRGFRIELGEIENVLEHQDGVEQATVIVRDGRIVAYVVGTPDAAAVKELLPEYMVPAAYVRLDALPLLPNGKIDRKSLPAPDFTAGVEGRAPRDQREEVLCGLFAAVLDVDRVTIDDSFFDLGGHSLLATRLIGRIRTALGVEPKVRDLFEAPTVAELAARLDAATAGRRRIEATVRPAEIPLSYAQRRLWFLHQLEGPNATYNVPLAIRFTGAVDTTALEAALNDVLTRHESLHTVFPSADGRPRQEILADARIPLVIAGPADTPEAEARRGFELTTELPIRATLFEADHAANQSRPDIPASAPLGGGLTEAAQVGGDLLVLVVHHIVSDGWSFAPLCRDLSAAYTARVGGAAPQWLPLPVQYADYAVWQQDLPIEEQVAYWTSTLTGLPELLEIPTDRPRPNVASYRGDYVDVAVDSELHGRLAKLARETGTTLFMVVQAALAVMFTKLGAGTDIPLGTVVAGRGDEALEDVVGFFVNTLVLRTDLSGNPTFAELLGRVRDADLAAFANQDVPFERLVDALQPTRSLSHHPLFQTMLIFQNNAAAGLDMAGVRAEIESVDAGVAKFDLSLSLGESADGLTGMLEFATDLFDRATAELLVERLIAVLRAAADEPSAPISAIQLLTPAERHRALVDWNASAEDVPQLTVPELFTRRVAEAPDAPVLIFEGTELSYAELDRRSNQLARLLIGKDVGPESFVAVALPRSIEMVVTLLAVHKAGGAYLPIDPTYPADRIAYMLEDCGPVLTIDSPLDASAFDDGPVQPRAGLSNSAYIIYTSGSTGRPKGVVVTHAGVASLLTQQMRAFEVGAGSRVLQFAALSFDAAAWELCMGLLSGACLVVAPPERVMPGDTMAALVAETGVTHVTLPPTALSVLPDMPSVTTLVVAGEACPPALMGQWSQGRRMINAYGPTETTVCATMSEPMHGEVVAPIGKPIVNAQVYVLDAALNPVAPGVVGELYVAGAGLARGYLHRSALTSERFVANPFGQPGSRMYRTGDLARWTPDGELEYIGRADHQVKVRGFRIELGEIENVLEHQDGVERATVIVRDGKIVAYVVGAPDQEAIKELLPEYMVPAAYVQLDALPLLPNGKIDRKALPAPDYTADSSGIAARTPREQLLSGLFAEVLGVPTVSVDDGFFHLGGDSILSIQLVARARAAGLVITAKDVFQHQTVEALALVATEAGSTETDPDAGIGRFAPTPIMHWLRELGGPSDGFNQSMVVDIPADLPREKLVEALQALLDTHDALRMRLLPEGDIEIRPRGAVAAADILHEVDFATAAEWLDPMEGKVFRAVRDGGKLLVVVHHLAVDGVSWRILLPDLHEAIAGKPLAPATLSVRAWSQRLHEQAQSRAGELPLWQDVLQAKEFLPELDPRRDVVSTLREVSMTLPPEATEPLLTTVPAAVHGSVDDVLLAGLALAVQRWRGTTEPVLVDMESHGRPDDVDTSRTVGWFTSLAPIKLDPGDDESQAIKRVKEQRRALPDNGIGYGLLRYLNPDTADRLAALPSPRLGFNYLGRFAATTDDIAGPPGRDADMPATHSLQLSAVTEDTADGPRLTATWQWPAALLTEAEVTELATLWFEALRSLAGRDDTGGYTPSDLFLDLDQDEIEALEAELRFAE from the coding sequence GTGATCCCCCTGTCCCACGCCCAGCGGCGGCTGTGGTTCCTGCACCGCCTGGAGGGCCCCAGCGCGACGTACAACATTCCGTTGGTGCTGCGGCTGTCCGGGCCGCTGGATGTGCCGGCGCTGCGGATCGCGCTGAACGACGTGGTGCGCCGGCACGAGTCGCTGCGGACCGTCTTCCCCGAGGTGGACGGGAATCCGGTTCAGTCCGTTGTGGACGCCGCGGTGTCTTTGGAAGCCAAGCCCGTTTCCAACGTGACGGCGGCGATGGAGGCCGCCGCCCGGCACAGGTTCGACCTGCTCACGGAGACCCCGTTGCGGGCCAGCCTGTTCCGGATCGCCCCCGAGCGGCACGTGCTGATGCTGGTGATGCATCACATCGTGGCCGACGGCTGGTCGATGGGGCCGCTGTGTGCGGACCTGTCATCGGCTTACGCGGCAAGGGTTGCCGGTGCGGAGCCGGCGTGGGAGCCACTGCCGGTGCAGTACGCGGACTACACGCTGTGGAAGGCCGAGGTGCTGGGCACCGAGGACGACCCGGACAGCCTGCTCAACGAGCAGTTGGCGTTCTGGCGTAACCAGCTGGCCGACCTGCCGGAACTGCTGCAGCTGCCGCTGGACAAGCCGCGGCCGGCGACGTCGTCCTACCGGGGCGCGACGCTTGACTTCACGGTCTCGGCCGACGTGCATGCCCGGTTGACGGAGCTGGCCAAGCGCACCGACACCACGGTGTTCATGGTCGCCCAGGCCGCGCTGGCGACGCTGCTCGGGCGGCTGGGCGGCGGGGTCGACGTGCCGATCGGGACGCCCGTCGCCGGGCGTGACGACGAGGCGCTCGACGACATGATCGGGTTCTTCGTCAACACGGTGGTGCTGCGCAACGACCTGTCCGGCGATCCGACGTTCGTCGAGCTGCTGGAGCGGGTCCGCGAGACGGATCTGGCCGCTTTCTCCAACCAGGACGTGGCCTTCGACCGGCTGGTGGAGCTGCTGAACCCGACGCGGTCGTTGGGGCACCACCCGCTGTTCCAGGTGGCGTTGACGTTCGAGAAGCCGGGCGAGCTGGCGGTGTCGCTGCCGGGGCTGGAAGCGTCGGTGGAGCTGATCGGGGCCGGCGCGGCCAAGTTCGACCTGTCGTTCAGCATGCAGGAGACCTCCGACGGTCTGGTGTGCGACCTCGACTACGCGGTGGACCTGTTCACTTCGGACGGGGCGCGGACGCTGGTCGAGCGGTTCGTGGCTCTGCTGACGGCCGTTGCCGCGGATCCTTCGGCGCGGCTGAGCGCGTTGCCGCTGCTGACGGCTTCGGAGGAGCTCAGCCTCGCCGCGTGGAACGACACCGACCGGGCGACTCCCGGTGGTTCGGTGCTGAGCCGGTGGGCCGAGCAGGTGGCGCGGACCCCGGACACGGCGGCCGTCGTCGGCGCTTTGACCTACCGGGAGCTGGACCTGCGGGCCAACCGGTTGGCGCACACGCTGATCAACGCCGGGGTCGGCGCGGAGACGCCCGTCGCGGTGCTGATGGACCGTTCCGTGGACCTGATCGTCGCGGAGCTGGCCGTGCTCAAGGCCGGCGGTGTCTACGTGCCGCTGCACGCGAGCTACCCCTTGTCTCGCATGCAGTGGGTCATCCAGGAGACCGGCGCCGCGGCAGTGCTGGTGGATCGTCCGTCCGGTTTGGACGGAGTGGTGGACATCCTGGCCACTGATCTCTCCGCTGACGACTCCGATCCTGGCGTCGCGGTGGATCCGCGGCAGCTCGCGTACGTGATGTACACCTCCGGGTCGACCGGCAACCCCAAGGGCGTCGCCGTCACGCACGAGGACATCGTCGCGTTGGCCGACGACCACTGCTGGCACGGCGAGGCGCAGCGCCGGGTGCTCGTGCACTCCTCGCACGCCTTCGACGCGGCGACCTACGAGGTGTGGGTGCCCCTGCTGGCCGGCAACGAGATCGTCGTCGCCCCGGCCGGGCAGGTCGACATGGCCGCCCTGGCCGGGCTTCTGGTGTCCGAGGGCATCACCAGCGTGTTCCTCACGACCGCGCTGTTCAACGTGATCGCCGAGGAGCAGCCGCTGGCCTTCGCCGGGGTCCGCGAGGTGTGGACCGGTGGCGAGCTGGCGTCGCCGTCGGCGATGCGGCGGGTGATGGGCGTGTGCCCGGACACGACCGTCGTGCACGTCTACGGCCCGACCGAGACCACGACCTTCGCCACCTACCTGCGGCTCTCCCCCGACTTCTCCGGTGTGCCACCGATCGGCCGCGCCATGGACAACATGCGTGTCGCCGTGCTGGATTCGCACCTGCGCGCCGTGCCGCCAGGAGTCGTCGGCGAGCTGTACATCAGCGGCGCCGGCCTCGCGCGTGGCTACTGGAACCGGCCGGCGCTGACCGCGGAGCGGTTCGTCGCGGTCGAGGGCGGCGGTCGCATGTACCGCACCGGCGACCTGGTGCGGTGGACCTCCGACGGGCAGATCGAGTTCGTCGGCCGCGGCGACGGCCAGGTCAAGATCCGGGGTTTCCGCATCGAGCTCGGCGAGATCGAGAACGTCCTCGCCACGCACCCCGGCATCGCCCAGGTCTCCGTGACCACCTACGAGCACGGCGCCGGCGACCGCCGCGTGGTCGCCTACTACGTGCCCGTCGGCGACCCGGTCGATGTGGCCGCATTGCGTTCGCACGTAACGGCTTCGCTGCCCGAGTACATGGTGCCGGCCGCCGTCGTGCCGCTGGACGTGCTCCCCCTGAACTCCAACGGCAAGGTCGACCGCAAGGCCCTGCCCGCGCCGGTGTTCACCACCGTCGAGTCCCGGGCCGCTCGGACGCCCACCGAGGAGACCCTGCTGGGTCTGTTCGCCGACGTCCTGAACGCCGCTGACGTCGGCGTCGAGGACAACTTCTTCGACCTCGGCGGGCATTCCCTGCTCGCCACCAAGCTGGTCAACCGGATCCGCGCGGCTTTCGACGTGGAGATCCCGATCCGGGCGCTGTTCGAGGACCCGACGGTCGCCGGCCTGGCGAGTCGTCTGGAGGCCGCCCCCGTCTCCGTGCAAGCCGCCAGCGACCAGCCCGTAGCCATCGGCCGGCCCGCCCTCACCCCCGCTCCTCGTCCCGCGCTGCTTCCTCTTTCCTTTGCCCAGCAACGTCTGTGGTTCCTGCACAAGCTGGAGGGCCCCAGCGCCACCTACAACATCCCACTGGCGCTCCACCTCTCCGGGTCGCTGGACGTGCCGGCACTCCGCGCCGCCCTCGCCGACCTGACCGCGCGGCACGAGGCCCTGCGGACGGTCTTCCGCGAGTCCGACGGCGAGGTCCACCAGGTCGTCCTGGACTCCTTCGCCCCGGAACTCGTCGAGGACGAGTCACCGGAGCGGTATGCCTTCGACCTGACCGCCGAGGTCCCGCTGCGGGTTTCCCTTTCCTCGCAGGGGTCTTCGCACGTCGTCACGCTGGTGATGCACCACATCGCCGCCGACGGCTGGTCCTTCGCGCCGCTCGTCCGCGACCTGTCGACCGCTTACGCGGCCCGGCTCCGCGGCGATGCCCCGTCGTGGCAGCCGCTTCCCGTGCAGTACGCGGATTACGCCCTGTGGCAACGGCAACTGCCGGTCGACCAGCAGCTCGACTTCTGGGCGTCGCAGCTGGCCGGCAGCCCGGAGCTCCTCGAACTCCCGCTGGACCGCCCCCGTGGCCTCACCGCCAGCTTCGTCGGCGCGACGACGACTTCGCACATCGACTCCGGCCTGCACGCCGACCTGGTCAAGCTGGCCCGGGACACCGGCACCACCCTGTTCATGGTCGTGCAGGCCGCCCTCGCCACCCTGCTCAACGCCCTCGGCGCCGGCACCGACATTCCATTGGGCACCGTCGTCGCCGGCCGCTCCGACTCGGCGCTGGACGACCTGGTCGGCTTCTTCGTCAACACCCTGGTGCTGCGCACCGACGTCGCCGGCAACCCCACCTTCCGGGACCTGCTCTCTCGGGTCCGTGACGTCGACCTCGCCGCCTTCGCCAACCAGGACGTGCCGTTCGAGCTGGTCGTGGAGCGGGTGAACCCGGCCCGGTCGCTGGCCCATCACCCGCTGTTCCAGGTGATGGTCATCCTGCAGGGCACCGACGCCGGCAGCGTCGAGATGCCCGGCCTCGCCGGCACCGTCGAGGACCTCGACACCGGCGTCGCCAAGTTCGACCTGTCCTTCAACCTGCGTGAATCGGCCGACGGCATCGAGTGCAGCCTCGAATACGCCACCGACCTCTTCGACCCCGCCACTGCCGATGCCCTGCTGTCCCGCCTGATCACCGTGCTGCGGGCGGTCGCCACCGAGCCGTCCACTCCGGTCGGCGCGGTCGAGGTCCTCACCCCCGCCGAACAGCACCGCGCCCTGGTCGTGTGGAATGCCTCCGCCGAGGACGTCCCCCAGCTCACCGTGCCGGAACTCTTCACCCGCCGGGTCGCGGAAACCCCGAACGCTCCCGCCTTGTTCTTCGAAGGGGCTGAGCTCACCTACGCGGAGCTGGACCGCCGCTCCAACCAACTGGCCCGGCTGCTGATCAGCAAGAACGTCGGCCCGGAGAGCTTCGTCGCGGTGGCGCTGCCGAGGTCCATCGAGATGGTCGTGACCCTGCTGGCCGTGCACAAGGCCGGCGGCGCGTACCTGCCCATCGACCCGACCTACCCGGCCGACCGCATCGCCTACATGCTGGAGGACTGCGGTCCGGTCCTGACCATCGACAACCCGCTGGAAGCCTCGGCTTTCGACGACGGTCCAGTGAAACCTCGGGCATCGCTGAGCAACTCCGCCTACGTCATCTACACCTCCGGCTCCACCGGCCGCCCCAAGGGCGTCGTCGTCACACATGCCGGCGTCGCCAGCCTCCTCACCCAGCAGATGCGGGCCTTCGAGGTTGGGGCCGGCAGCCGGGTGCTGCAATTCGCTGCCCTCAGCTTCGACGCGGCAGCGTGGGAACTGTGCATGGGCCTGCTCTCCGGGGCGTGTGTCGTGGTGGCACCGCAGGAACGGGTGATGCCGGGCCAGCCGCTGGCGGATTTGGTGGCCGAGGCCGGCGTCACGCACGTGACGCTGCCGCCGACCGCCCTGGCCGAGCTGCCGGACATGCCGTCGGTGACCACCCTGGTCGTGGCCGGCGAGGCCTGCCCGCCGGCACTGGTCGGCCAGTGGTCCCAGGGCCGTCGCATGATCAACGCCTACGGCCCGACCGAGACCACCGTCTGCGCGACGATGAGCGAGCCGGTACAAGGGGAGGTCACCGCGCCGATCGGCCGGCCGATCGTCAACGCCCAGGTCTACGTGCTGGACGCCTATCTCCGGCCGGTCGCGCCGGGCGTGGTCGGTGAGCTGTACGTGGCCGGCGCGGGCCTGGCCCGCGGCTACCTGCACCGGTCCGCGCTGTCGGCGGAACGCTTTGTCGCCAACCCGTTCGGTGCGCCGGGCTCGCGGATGTACCGCACCGGCGACCTCGCCCGCTGGAGCCATGACGGTCAGCTCGACTACCTCGGCCGCGCCGACCACCAGGTGAAGCTGCGCGGCTTCCGCATCGAGCTCGGCGAGATCGAGAACGTCCTCGAACACCAGGACGGCGTCGAACAGGCCACCGTGATCGTCCGCGACGGCCGCATCGTCGCCTACGTGGTCGGCACGCCCGACGCGGCGGCGGTGAAGGAACTGCTGCCCGAGTACATGGTGCCCGCCGCGTACGTGCGGCTCGACGCCCTGCCGCTGCTGCCCAACGGCAAGATCGACCGCAAGTCCTTGCCGGCACCGGACTTCACCGCCGGTGTCGAGGGCCGCGCGCCCCGCGACCAGCGCGAGGAAGTCCTCTGTGGACTGTTCGCCGCGGTGCTGGACGTCGACCGCGTGACCATCGACGACAGCTTCTTCGATCTCGGCGGGCACTCGTTGCTCGCGACCCGGCTCATCGGCCGGATTCGCACCGCCCTCGGTGTCGAGCCGAAGGTCCGCGACCTGTTCGAGGCGCCCACCGTCGCCGAGCTCGCCGCCCGCCTCGACGCCGCCACCGCCGGCCGTCGGCGCATCGAGGCCACGGTCCGCCCGGCCGAGATCCCGCTGTCCTACGCCCAGCGCCGTCTCTGGTTCCTGCACCAGCTGGAGGGCCCGAACGCCACCTACAACGTCCCCCTCGCGATCCGATTTACCGGGGCGGTCGACACGACCGCCCTCGAAGCCGCGCTGAACGACGTGCTCACCCGGCACGAATCCCTGCACACCGTGTTCCCCAGCGCCGACGGCCGCCCCCGCCAGGAAATCCTGGCCGACGCCCGGATCCCGCTGGTCATCGCCGGCCCCGCCGACACTCCGGAGGCGGAGGCGCGGCGAGGGTTCGAGCTGACGACTGAACTGCCGATCCGCGCGACGCTGTTCGAGGCCGACCACGCTGCGAACCAGTCCCGCCCCGACATCCCCGCTTCCGCCCCGCTCGGCGGCGGCCTGACCGAGGCTGCGCAGGTCGGCGGCGACCTGCTCGTCCTCGTCGTCCACCACATCGTCTCCGACGGCTGGTCCTTCGCCCCGCTCTGCCGCGACCTCTCCGCCGCCTACACCGCCCGGGTCGGCGGCGCCGCGCCCCAGTGGCTCCCGCTTCCCGTGCAGTACGCGGATTACGCGGTGTGGCAACAGGATCTGCCCATCGAGGAGCAGGTCGCGTACTGGACCTCGACGCTGACCGGGCTGCCGGAGCTGCTGGAGATCCCGACCGACCGGCCGAGGCCGAACGTCGCCAGCTATCGGGGCGACTACGTGGACGTCGCCGTGGACAGCGAGCTGCACGGCCGGCTGGCGAAGCTGGCGCGCGAGACCGGCACGACGCTGTTCATGGTCGTCCAGGCGGCGCTGGCGGTGATGTTCACCAAGCTCGGTGCGGGCACGGACATCCCGCTCGGCACCGTGGTCGCCGGTCGCGGCGACGAGGCGCTGGAGGACGTGGTCGGCTTCTTCGTGAACACGCTGGTGCTGCGGACGGACCTGAGCGGCAACCCGACCTTCGCGGAGCTGCTGGGCCGGGTCCGCGACGCCGACCTGGCCGCGTTCGCCAACCAGGACGTGCCGTTCGAACGGCTGGTGGACGCCCTGCAACCGACCCGCTCGCTGTCGCACCATCCGCTGTTCCAGACGATGCTGATCTTCCAGAACAACGCCGCCGCCGGCCTGGACATGGCCGGCGTGCGAGCGGAGATCGAGTCCGTCGACGCCGGCGTGGCCAAGTTCGACCTGTCGCTCAGCCTCGGCGAGTCCGCCGACGGCCTGACCGGCATGCTGGAGTTCGCCACCGACCTCTTCGACCGCGCGACGGCCGAACTCCTGGTCGAGCGCCTGATCGCCGTGCTCCGCGCGGCGGCCGACGAACCGTCCGCGCCGATCAGCGCCATCCAGCTGCTCACCCCGGCCGAACGCCACCGGGCTTTGGTCGATTGGAACGCCTCCGCCGAGGACGTCCCCCAGCTCACCGTGCCGGAACTCTTCACCCGCCGGGTCGCGGAAGCCCCGGACGCCCCCGTCCTGATCTTCGAGGGCACGGAGCTGTCCTACGCCGAACTGGACCGCCGCTCCAACCAGCTGGCCCGCCTCCTGATCGGCAAGGACGTCGGGCCGGAGAGCTTCGTCGCGGTGGCGCTGCCGAGGTCCATCGAGATGGTCGTGACCCTGCTGGCCGTGCACAAGGCCGGCGGCGCATACCTCCCGATCGACCCGACCTACCCGGCGGACCGCATCGCCTACATGCTGGAGGACTGCGGTCCGGTCCTGACCATCGACAGCCCGCTGGACGCCTCGGCCTTCGACGACGGCCCAGTGCAGCCGCGCGCGGGCCTGTCGAACTCGGCGTACATCATCTACACCTCCGGCTCCACCGGCCGCCCCAAGGGCGTCGTCGTGACACATGCCGGCGTCGCCAGCCTCCTCACCCAGCAGATGCGGGCCTTCGAGGTTGGGGCCGGCAGCCGGGTGCTGCAATTCGCTGCCCTCAGCTTCGACGCGGCAGCGTGGGAACTGTGCATGGGCCTGCTCTCCGGGGCGTGCCTGGTGGTGGCGCCGCCGGAGCGGGTGATGCCGGGTGACACGATGGCCGCCTTGGTTGCGGAGACGGGAGTAACGCACGTAACGCTCCCGCCGACGGCGCTGTCGGTGCTGCCGGACATGCCGTCCGTGACCACGCTCGTCGTCGCCGGCGAGGCCTGCCCGCCGGCACTGATGGGCCAGTGGTCGCAGGGCCGCCGCATGATCAACGCCTACGGCCCCACCGAGACCACCGTCTGCGCGACGATGAGCGAGCCGATGCACGGCGAGGTCGTCGCCCCCATCGGCAAGCCGATCGTCAACGCCCAGGTCTACGTGCTCGACGCCGCGCTCAACCCGGTCGCGCCGGGGGTCGTCGGCGAGCTGTACGTGGCCGGCGCGGGCCTCGCCCGTGGCTACCTCCACCGCTCGGCGCTCACCTCGGAACGCTTCGTCGCCAACCCGTTCGGCCAGCCGGGGTCCCGGATGTACCGCACCGGCGACCTCGCCCGGTGGACGCCGGACGGCGAGCTGGAGTACATCGGCCGCGCCGACCACCAGGTCAAGGTCCGGGGCTTCCGGATCGAGCTCGGCGAGATCGAGAACGTCCTCGAACACCAGGACGGCGTCGAGCGGGCGACGGTGATCGTCCGGGACGGCAAGATCGTCGCCTACGTGGTCGGCGCGCCCGACCAGGAGGCGATCAAGGAGCTGCTGCCCGAGTACATGGTGCCGGCGGCGTACGTGCAGCTCGACGCCCTGCCGTTGCTACCGAACGGCAAGATCGACCGCAAGGCGCTGCCCGCGCCCGACTACACCGCCGACTCCTCCGGCATCGCCGCCCGCACCCCGCGCGAACAGCTGCTGTCCGGGCTGTTCGCCGAGGTGCTGGGCGTGCCGACGGTGTCCGTCGACGACGGCTTCTTCCACCTCGGCGGCGACTCGATCCTGTCCATCCAGCTGGTCGCCCGCGCCCGCGCCGCCGGCCTGGTGATCACCGCCAAGGACGTGTTCCAGCACCAGACCGTGGAAGCGCTGGCACTGGTGGCGACCGAGGCCGGATCAACCGAAACCGACCCGGACGCCGGCATCGGCCGGTTCGCGCCGACGCCGATCATGCACTGGCTGCGGGAGCTGGGCGGGCCGTCCGACGGCTTCAACCAGTCCATGGTCGTCGACATCCCGGCCGACCTGCCCCGCGAGAAGCTGGTCGAGGCGCTGCAGGCCCTGCTCGACACGCACGACGCGCTCCGCATGCGGCTGCTGCCCGAAGGCGACATCGAGATCCGCCCACGTGGCGCGGTGGCCGCGGCCGACATCCTGCACGAAGTCGACTTCGCCACCGCCGCAGAATGGCTCGACCCGATGGAAGGCAAGGTCTTCCGCGCGGTGCGCGACGGCGGCAAGCTGCTGGTCGTCGTGCACCACCTCGCGGTGGATGGCGTGTCCTGGCGGATCCTGCTGCCCGATCTGCACGAGGCGATCGCCGGCAAGCCCCTCGCACCGGCCACGCTCTCCGTCCGTGCATGGTCGCAGCGGCTGCACGAGCAGGCGCAAAGCCGCGCCGGCGAGCTGCCGCTGTGGCAGGACGTGTTGCAGGCCAAGGAGTTCCTGCCGGAGCTGGACCCGCGCCGCGACGTCGTGTCGACGCTGCGGGAGGTCAGCATGACCCTGCCGCCCGAGGCGACCGAGCCGCTGCTGACCACGGTGCCGGCGGCCGTGCACGGCAGCGTCGACGACGTGCTGCTGGCGGGCCTGGCGCTGGCCGTCCAGCGCTGGCGCGGGACGACCGAGCCGGTGCTGGTCGACATGGAGAGCCACGGCCGGCCCGACGACGTCGACACCTCGCGCACGGTCGGCTGGTTCACCTCGCTGGCGCCGATCAAGCTGGACCCCGGCGACGACGAGTCGCAGGCGATCAAGCGGGTGAAGGAGCAGCGGCGGGCGTTGCCGGACAACGGAATCGGCTACGGCCTGCTCCGCTACCTCAACCCCGACACCGCCGACAGGCTCGCCGCCTTGCCGTCACCGCGGCTGGGCTTCAACTACCTTGGCCGCTTCGCCGCGACCACCGACGACATCGCCGGGCCACCCGGTCGCGACGCCGACATGCCGGCGACGCACTCCCTGCAGCTCAGCGCCGTCACCGAGGACACCGCCGACGGGCCGCGGCTGACGGCGACGTGGCAGTGGCCGGCGGCGCTGCTGACCGAGGCCGAGGTGACGGAGCTGGCGACCCTGTGGTTCGAGGCGCTGCGCTCGCTGGCCGGTCGCGACGACACCGGCGGCTACACCCCGTCCGACCTGTTCCTGGACCTCGACCAGGACGAGATCGAGGCGCTGGAAGCGGAATTGAGGTTCGCGGAATGA